From a region of the Lactuca sativa cultivar Salinas chromosome 4, Lsat_Salinas_v11, whole genome shotgun sequence genome:
- the LOC111894498 gene encoding uncharacterized protein LOC111894498 isoform X1 has protein sequence MIFLFNSHYSFALTSFNLTMNHAQTRFSSSSSNVSASMTTAAQQSADRGNAISMNPTLGASRHWRDVFWLGIFVLHLILVGFALGILGLNRFRKKDRLNIDQYTNRFLENQTGLTEDYWPLYAISGAISTVIGWIWLLLLGSRSNQMMKVSVHILTTYLAVVSVLCFWGKLVFWGVAFAIGSGLHFLYIISVIDRLPFTMLVLQRAVKMVWKLPEIMRIVCAFMLVMLLWLALWSFGASGVVASSIGDGGRWWLLVVFSVSLFWTGAVLCNTVHVIVSGMVFLVLIHGGREAASMPRNPLLQSLKYAVTTSFGSICYGSLFTAAIRTLRWEIRGFRSKIGNNECLLCCVDFLFHLVETLVRFFNKYAYVQIAVYGKSFNHSARDAWELFQSTGVEALIAYDCSGAVLLMGMILGGLITGTCAVVLTRIKHPDREMMMGSTAILMGMILVGLAMVVVESAVTSIYICYAEDPLLIHRWDPEFFNQMSETLHQRLQHRSARIRDGSSQSQYIDRDRIQETITV, from the exons ATGATTTTTCTCTTTAATTCTCACTACTCATTCGCTCTCACATCGTTTAATCTAACAATGAATCACGCGCAAACCcgcttttcttcttcttcctccaatGTCTCTGCTTCTATGACCACCGCAGCCCAACAG AGTGCAGATCGTGGGAACGCCATATCAATGAATCCAACTCTTGGAGCTTCACGCCATTGGAGAGATGTCTTCTGGCTAGGAATCTTTGTTTTACATCTGATTTTAGTAGGTTTCGCTCTTGGGATACTCGGACTCAATAGATTCAGAAAGAAAGATAGGCTTAACATCGATCAATACACAAACAGGTTTCTTGAAAATCAAACCGGTTTAACAGAAGATTACTGGCCACTATACGCCATTTCTGGTGCAATCAGCACAGTTATCGGATGGATTTGGTTGTTATTACTTGGTTCACGTTCAAATCAAATGATGAAAGTCTCTGTTCATATATTAACCACATACCTCGCAGTTGTTAGCGTCTTGTGTTTTTGGGGGAAACTAGTTTTCTGGGGTGTCGCTTTCGCTATTGGATCTGGATTACACTTCTTATACATCATATCAGTCATAGACAg ACTTCCATTCACAATGTTGGTTCTTCAAAGAGCTGTAAAAATGGTATGGAAGCTTCCAGAAATCATGAGAATCGTATGTGCTTTCATGTTAGTCATGCTTCTTTGGCTAGCATTATGGTCGTTTGGAGCATCCGGTGTGGTGGCTTCAAGCATAGGTGATGGTGGTCGATGGTGGCTTCTTGTG GTTTTTTCAGTGAGTTTGTTTTGGACAGGGGCTGTGCTTTGTAACACTGTTCATGTGATAGTTTCCGGTATGGTGTTTCTTGTGCTTATTCATGGTGGCAGAGAGGCGGCGTCGATGCCAAGAAACCCTCTTTTGCAATCTTTAAAGTACGCTGTCACTACCTCTTTTGGAAGCATCTGTTATGGTTCTCTTTTCACAGCTGCTATTCGAACACTACGATGGGAG ATTAGAGGATTCAGATCAAAAATTGGCAACAACGAGTGTCTTTTATGCTGTGTGGATTTCTTGTTTCATCTAGTGGAGACTCTCGTGCGTTTCTTCAATAAATATGCATATGTACAG ATTGCTGTTTATGGGAAAAGCTTTAATCACTCAGCAAGAGACGCATGGGAGCTGTTTCAATCCACTGGTGTTGAAGCACTCATTGCATATGATTGTTCAGGTGCTGTTTTACTAATGGGTATGATATTAGGCGGGCTTATAACAGGAACTTGTGCTGTTGTTTTAACAAGGATTAAACATCCAGACAGAGAGATGATGATGGGGTCCACAGCTATACTAATGGGAATGATTTTg GTTGGGTTGGCAATGGTGGTGGTGGAAAGTGCGGTTACATCGATATATATTTGTTACGCAGAAGATCCGTTGTTGATACACAGGTGGGATCCAGAGTTTTTTAACCAGATGTCAGAGACATTGCATCAGCGCCTTCAACATAGAAGTGCACGCATTAGGGATGGGTCGAGTCAAAGTCAATATATTGACCGTGACCGTATACAAGAAACGATAACTGTTTGA
- the LOC111894498 gene encoding uncharacterized protein LOC111894498 isoform X2 encodes MIFLFNSHYSFALTSFNLTMNHAQTRFSSSSSNVSASMTTAAQQSADRGNAISMNPTLGASRHWRDVFWLGIFVLHLILVGFALGILGLNRFRKKDRLNIDQYTNRFLENQTGLTEDYWPLYAISGAISTVIGWIWLLLLGSRSNQMMKVSVHILTTYLAVVSVLCFWGKLVFWGVAFAIGSGLHFLYIISVIDRAVKMVWKLPEIMRIVCAFMLVMLLWLALWSFGASGVVASSIGDGGRWWLLVVFSVSLFWTGAVLCNTVHVIVSGMVFLVLIHGGREAASMPRNPLLQSLKYAVTTSFGSICYGSLFTAAIRTLRWEIRGFRSKIGNNECLLCCVDFLFHLVETLVRFFNKYAYVQIAVYGKSFNHSARDAWELFQSTGVEALIAYDCSGAVLLMGMILGGLITGTCAVVLTRIKHPDREMMMGSTAILMGMILVGLAMVVVESAVTSIYICYAEDPLLIHRWDPEFFNQMSETLHQRLQHRSARIRDGSSQSQYIDRDRIQETITV; translated from the exons ATGATTTTTCTCTTTAATTCTCACTACTCATTCGCTCTCACATCGTTTAATCTAACAATGAATCACGCGCAAACCcgcttttcttcttcttcctccaatGTCTCTGCTTCTATGACCACCGCAGCCCAACAG AGTGCAGATCGTGGGAACGCCATATCAATGAATCCAACTCTTGGAGCTTCACGCCATTGGAGAGATGTCTTCTGGCTAGGAATCTTTGTTTTACATCTGATTTTAGTAGGTTTCGCTCTTGGGATACTCGGACTCAATAGATTCAGAAAGAAAGATAGGCTTAACATCGATCAATACACAAACAGGTTTCTTGAAAATCAAACCGGTTTAACAGAAGATTACTGGCCACTATACGCCATTTCTGGTGCAATCAGCACAGTTATCGGATGGATTTGGTTGTTATTACTTGGTTCACGTTCAAATCAAATGATGAAAGTCTCTGTTCATATATTAACCACATACCTCGCAGTTGTTAGCGTCTTGTGTTTTTGGGGGAAACTAGTTTTCTGGGGTGTCGCTTTCGCTATTGGATCTGGATTACACTTCTTATACATCATATCAGTCATAGACAg AGCTGTAAAAATGGTATGGAAGCTTCCAGAAATCATGAGAATCGTATGTGCTTTCATGTTAGTCATGCTTCTTTGGCTAGCATTATGGTCGTTTGGAGCATCCGGTGTGGTGGCTTCAAGCATAGGTGATGGTGGTCGATGGTGGCTTCTTGTG GTTTTTTCAGTGAGTTTGTTTTGGACAGGGGCTGTGCTTTGTAACACTGTTCATGTGATAGTTTCCGGTATGGTGTTTCTTGTGCTTATTCATGGTGGCAGAGAGGCGGCGTCGATGCCAAGAAACCCTCTTTTGCAATCTTTAAAGTACGCTGTCACTACCTCTTTTGGAAGCATCTGTTATGGTTCTCTTTTCACAGCTGCTATTCGAACACTACGATGGGAG ATTAGAGGATTCAGATCAAAAATTGGCAACAACGAGTGTCTTTTATGCTGTGTGGATTTCTTGTTTCATCTAGTGGAGACTCTCGTGCGTTTCTTCAATAAATATGCATATGTACAG ATTGCTGTTTATGGGAAAAGCTTTAATCACTCAGCAAGAGACGCATGGGAGCTGTTTCAATCCACTGGTGTTGAAGCACTCATTGCATATGATTGTTCAGGTGCTGTTTTACTAATGGGTATGATATTAGGCGGGCTTATAACAGGAACTTGTGCTGTTGTTTTAACAAGGATTAAACATCCAGACAGAGAGATGATGATGGGGTCCACAGCTATACTAATGGGAATGATTTTg GTTGGGTTGGCAATGGTGGTGGTGGAAAGTGCGGTTACATCGATATATATTTGTTACGCAGAAGATCCGTTGTTGATACACAGGTGGGATCCAGAGTTTTTTAACCAGATGTCAGAGACATTGCATCAGCGCCTTCAACATAGAAGTGCACGCATTAGGGATGGGTCGAGTCAAAGTCAATATATTGACCGTGACCGTATACAAGAAACGATAACTGTTTGA